From the genome of Verrucomicrobiia bacterium:
TCTTTTTGAAGGCTTCGTCCGCGACACCGAGGATCTGCGCCGCAAGAATTCCGGCATTGCGCGCGCCGGCTTTTCCGACGGCCACCGTGGCCACCGGAATTCCGGCGGGCATCTGGACCGTGGCAAGAAGCGCGTCAAAGCCGTTGAGAGGCGTGGAATTGACCGGAACGCCGATGACAGGAAGCGTCGTGTGCGCCGCGACCACGCCGGCCAGGTGCGCCGCGCCGCCGGCGCCGCAGATGAAAACGCGGAAGCCCTTGTCGCGCGCGTGCGTGGCAAACTCCGCCACCAGATGCGGTGTGCGGTGCGCGGAAAGGACGTGCATTTCGTAAGAAATGCCGAACTCTTTCAAGGCCGCGCCGGCCTCGTTCATGATTTCAAGATCGCTGTCACTGCCCATTAAAATGCCGACTTTGG
Proteins encoded in this window:
- the purE gene encoding 5-(carboxyamino)imidazole ribonucleotide mutase; its protein translation is MSSKVGILMGSDSDLEIMNEAGAALKEFGISYEMHVLSAHRTPHLVAEFATHARDKGFRVFICGAGGAAHLAGVVAAHTTLPVIGVPVNSTPLNGFDALLATVQMPAGIPVATVAVGKAGARNAGILAAQILGVADEAFKKKLDQFKKDMADKVQAKNKKLQEQLVKG